One window of Triticum dicoccoides isolate Atlit2015 ecotype Zavitan chromosome 5A, WEW_v2.0, whole genome shotgun sequence genomic DNA carries:
- the LOC119303932 gene encoding uncharacterized protein LOC119303932 produces MAEEFELPEFNPRERAKQQISVPFLWEVKPGAPKRDWAISTKPSPTVFSCPSPAKLVVSVPFQWEEKPGKPLQDMSRFHAPSDRHAGFSVSPYSLNPFVAEDDEEYTLGFDLEAFGFPDDSKASTGAADYADGSSRHGAWYSFSESEDYSNSSGNTSARESQFPRAPSERSWEVANDDDHELTTNRQSPLRSAFTLEELMMLSRKLGGGQGFPADVRKKSLSPSLSSVELIKKFLIVCS; encoded by the exons ATGGCCGAGGAGTTCGAGCTGCCTGAATTCAACCCGAGGGAGCGCGCCAAGCAGCAGATTTCGGTGCCATTTCTGTGGGAGGTGAAGCCCGGCGCGCCGAAGAGGGACTGGGCGATCTCCACCAAGCCATCACCCACAGTCTTCTCATGTCCATCCCCGGCCAAGCTTGTTGTCAGCGTGCCATTCCAGTGGGAAGAGAAGCCTGGGAAGCCCCTACAAGACATGTCACGCTTCCATGCACCGTCCGATCGTCATGCCGGCTTTTCGGTATCTCCTTACTCACTGAACCCTTTTGTGGCCGAAGATGATGAGGAGTACACGCTGGGGTTCGACCTGGAAGCGTTCGGGTTTCCCGACGACAGCAAGGCGTCCACCGGCGCCGCGGATTATGCGGACGGGTCGAGCCGCCATGGCGCCTGGTACTCGTTCTCAGAGTCGGAGGACTACAGCAACTCGAGCGGGAACACCTCTGCCCGGGAGTCCCAGTTCCCCCGGGCGCCGTCGGAGCGGAGCTGGGAGGTGGCCAACGATGATGACCATGAGCTGACCACCAACCGGCAGAGCCCTCTGAGGAGCGCCTTCACGCTGGAGGAGCTCATGATGCTGAGCCGCAAGCTGGGCGGCGGGCAAGGGTTCCCGGCCGATGTCAGGAAGAAGAGCCTCTCCCCCTCGCTCTCCTCCGTG GAGCTCATCAAGAAGTTTTTAATTGTGTGTTCTTAG